A genomic region of Candidatus Thorarchaeota archaeon contains the following coding sequences:
- a CDS encoding ferritin-like domain-containing protein: MNTEETLEFIDRQIELEERIIQIVEENVGKLGNAFLKDLLIGISQDSHKHKALLQSLRKAVEGPTPFISTQERDKIAKGIDKHIELERQAVETYTKLMNESENDQVRTIAAIIREDELRHHAMLKELHKTIVEPETLTEDMIWDIMWKDSPWHGSPGG; encoded by the coding sequence ATGAACACAGAAGAAACATTGGAGTTTATAGATCGCCAGATTGAATTAGAAGAACGAATCATCCAGATAGTCGAAGAGAACGTGGGAAAGCTTGGAAACGCCTTCCTCAAAGACCTGCTCATAGGAATCTCTCAGGACTCTCATAAACACAAGGCGCTCCTCCAATCTCTTCGAAAAGCTGTCGAGGGGCCGACTCCATTTATCAGCACACAGGAACGCGATAAGATAGCAAAAGGGATTGACAAACATATCGAACTGGAAAGGCAGGCTGTTGAAACCTACACCAAGCTGATGAATGAGAGCGAGAATGATCAGGTCCGAACAATTGCAGCCATCATTAGAGAGGACGAACTACGACACCATGCAATGCTCAAGGAACTCCACAAGACGATTGTGGAACCTGAAACCCTGACTGAGGACATGATCTGGGATATCATGTGGAAAGATTCACCGTGGCATGGTAGCCCGGGAGGCTAA
- a CDS encoding isoaspartyl peptidase/L-asparaginase — MILSLPAIIVHGGATEFKEHHDEILDAVRRAAKKGHCVMTNGGSALDAVEAAIWVLEETTLFTAGRGATPNAEGYTELDAMIMDGSRLESGAIMAVQGVVHPISLARYVLERTPNMQFAADGALKIYQRMISEGYRPKERPDTTGLTSLAQACDTVGCVAVDQHGNVAGGSSTSGWTGKLPGRVGDSPIIGAGVYANEIAAASCTGRGEQILRVTMARMAIRYVEEGMSITEATTEIMRVARDRTTGEVGLIMVDNRGNIGVGFDTPHLPVAIIQGLESEPVVSMALSGLP, encoded by the coding sequence ATGATTCTGAGTCTTCCCGCGATCATTGTTCATGGTGGAGCTACTGAATTCAAGGAGCATCATGATGAGATTCTCGATGCCGTCCGTCGTGCTGCGAAAAAAGGTCACTGTGTGATGACCAATGGAGGTTCTGCCCTTGATGCTGTAGAGGCAGCCATCTGGGTTCTTGAGGAGACCACTCTCTTCACGGCGGGCAGAGGCGCCACACCCAATGCAGAGGGATACACCGAGCTTGATGCAATGATCATGGATGGTTCTCGACTTGAGAGCGGTGCAATCATGGCTGTGCAGGGTGTGGTCCATCCGATTTCTTTAGCACGCTATGTCCTTGAGCGAACTCCAAACATGCAGTTTGCAGCCGATGGTGCTCTCAAGATCTATCAGCGAATGATCTCTGAGGGCTATCGCCCCAAGGAAAGACCCGATACGACAGGTCTCACCTCTCTCGCTCAAGCCTGTGATACTGTAGGTTGTGTGGCTGTTGATCAACACGGGAATGTTGCAGGAGGCTCTTCCACAAGTGGCTGGACTGGGAAACTACCCGGTCGCGTTGGTGACTCGCCCATCATTGGGGCTGGGGTCTATGCAAATGAGATCGCAGCAGCAAGTTGTACTGGTCGCGGAGAGCAAATTCTTCGGGTCACCATGGCACGAATGGCCATTCGTTATGTAGAGGAAGGGATGTCCATTACAGAGGCAACAACTGAGATTATGCGAGTCGCTAGAGATCGTACTACTGGTGAAGTAGGTCTGATCATGGTCGACAACAGGGGGAATATCGGGGTTGGTTTTGATACGCCTCATCTGCCAGTTGCGATCATCCAAGGTTTGGAGAGTGAACCTGTCGTGTCGATGGCTCTTAGCGGCCTCCCGTAA
- a CDS encoding VIT and VWA domain-containing protein: MMMRRERPAITLVTLAMVLTLIAAPPAITQTTSMTPQVVRVTGEIIDNYINATYELQFVNTLAQAQEVFWKFPLQTGIRLSNISLELSNATYWGHLLDINEAIQKYNESVQQNKSAILMTQYYGGYALSFNLEARTSATVRVMIEGLLTRVNGVYTLRLPVAKDQTVQADFDIDLTVRCNYGTIEGYNLRGVNGLTVTYLSDGVRLQHSETNVYVPQDLALTYAIINQPDSKIITYTNGTDEFFGYLLAPLMTDTATTYQRRYVFVIDISGSMTGEKIEQAKDAFITMMDDLTDKDLFNVIAFSTTVSTLWTELHAGVTANIQAAQNWVSGLTADGSTNFYGACETGLQMYTESETNYINVMMILSDGMPTAGEYQEPSEIISHLNEKNIHGVSISTIAFGANADSSMMADLAAQNDGYFTFIEPGEEASTQILQFYKMLSVPAASNYSIGITGATEINTLSPLYGSPFFNGTEILVTGRYNGSLSIHTSIEYSTGPVEYKDTVGPATNTTPHLERIWAQTRISFLVKQFASTNDLAQYDEIIWLSFHYGIVVRGYTALFLATETEFREQTATLTGTQTVIIGTGFAPGVVASDALFWKLITFGAIGIGAAMVIIVIYVRVKR; this comes from the coding sequence ATGATGATGAGAAGAGAAAGACCCGCTATTACACTTGTAACGCTTGCAATGGTATTAACACTAATCGCCGCACCACCAGCTATTACACAAACAACATCTATGACACCACAAGTGGTGAGGGTTACGGGAGAAATAATTGATAATTATATTAACGCGACATACGAACTCCAATTTGTGAATACACTCGCTCAAGCACAAGAGGTGTTTTGGAAATTTCCACTTCAGACAGGGATCCGACTCAGCAATATATCTCTGGAATTATCGAATGCAACCTATTGGGGTCATCTTCTAGACATCAATGAAGCAATCCAGAAGTATAACGAGAGCGTACAGCAAAACAAGAGCGCGATACTTATGACTCAATATTATGGGGGGTATGCATTATCATTTAACTTGGAAGCAAGAACAAGTGCCACTGTGAGAGTCATGATCGAGGGACTCCTCACACGAGTGAATGGAGTGTATACACTACGATTGCCCGTTGCAAAAGATCAGACTGTTCAAGCAGACTTTGATATTGACCTAACAGTGAGATGTAATTACGGGACGATTGAAGGATATAATTTGAGAGGAGTGAATGGTCTGACCGTCACATATCTGAGCGATGGTGTAAGACTACAACACTCAGAAACAAACGTCTATGTGCCACAAGATCTCGCTTTGACGTATGCAATAATCAATCAGCCGGATAGTAAGATTATCACATATACAAATGGCACAGACGAATTCTTTGGGTATCTCTTGGCCCCACTGATGACGGATACTGCGACTACATATCAAAGACGCTACGTGTTTGTGATCGACATATCCGGTTCAATGACCGGTGAAAAGATCGAGCAAGCAAAGGATGCATTCATTACCATGATGGATGATCTGACTGACAAGGATTTATTCAATGTGATTGCGTTCTCGACTACCGTAAGTACGCTCTGGACGGAGTTACATGCTGGAGTTACGGCCAATATCCAAGCAGCACAGAATTGGGTCTCGGGACTCACAGCTGATGGATCAACCAACTTCTACGGAGCCTGTGAAACCGGGCTACAGATGTACACCGAATCTGAAACGAATTACATCAACGTAATGATGATCTTGTCTGATGGTATGCCGACAGCAGGAGAATATCAAGAACCTAGTGAGATAATCTCGCATCTGAATGAAAAGAACATACATGGCGTGTCTATTTCGACCATCGCATTTGGAGCGAATGCTGATAGTTCGATGATGGCCGATCTTGCAGCTCAGAATGATGGTTACTTCACCTTTATCGAACCCGGTGAAGAAGCATCAACACAAATCCTTCAGTTTTATAAGATGCTGTCTGTTCCAGCCGCCTCAAATTACTCGATAGGCATCACAGGTGCAACAGAGATTAATACACTCAGCCCCCTCTACGGATCACCATTCTTCAACGGAACAGAGATCCTTGTCACGGGGCGATATAATGGATCACTATCAATCCATACCTCCATCGAGTATAGTACGGGACCAGTTGAATACAAAGACACAGTGGGACCAGCAACTAATACCACACCACATCTTGAACGAATCTGGGCTCAAACAAGAATCTCGTTTCTTGTAAAGCAGTTTGCCAGCACAAATGACTTGGCACAGTATGATGAGATCATCTGGTTGTCATTTCATTATGGTATTGTAGTCCGCGGATACACAGCCCTATTTCTCGCCACCGAAACCGAATTCCGAGAACAGACCGCTACTCTAACGGGTACTCAGACAGTTATAATAGGAACTGGGTTTGCACCAGGAGTGGTTGCATCTGATGCACTCTTCTGGAAGCTGATTACATTTGGAGCCATCGGCATAGGAGCAGCTATGGTCATAATAGTCATATATGTCAGAGTTAAACGATAG
- a CDS encoding GTP-binding protein, with the protein MTAHKLYKLAVVGNGGVGKSTLIARLITNTYVEKTMTVGFDIDTWSIAPDDSTMIKVACFDFGGQKQFRFFQGPLLTGAKAALVVFDCTVVSSILRIGIWLDLITFLPPEKKVLVGNKIDAANHLDIENIRMSAEEYGLDFILVSSKTGLNFPELRQRILEMVAS; encoded by the coding sequence TTGACCGCGCACAAACTATACAAGCTTGCAGTTGTTGGCAATGGTGGTGTCGGTAAGAGCACCCTGATTGCGCGGCTCATTACGAATACATATGTTGAGAAAACAATGACCGTGGGATTTGATATTGACACGTGGTCGATTGCTCCGGATGACTCGACTATGATCAAGGTCGCCTGTTTTGATTTTGGGGGCCAGAAGCAATTCAGGTTTTTTCAAGGCCCGTTACTGACTGGTGCTAAGGCCGCACTTGTGGTCTTTGATTGCACTGTGGTCTCATCCATCCTTCGGATTGGAATATGGCTGGATCTTATCACTTTCCTCCCCCCAGAGAAAAAAGTCCTTGTCGGAAATAAGATTGATGCAGCAAATCATCTCGACATCGAAAACATACGCATGTCCGCCGAAGAGTATGGCCTTGATTTCATTTTGGTGAGTTCCAAGACAGGTCTCAACTTTCCCGAGCTTAGGCAACGAATTCTGGAGATGGTCGCATCATGA
- a CDS encoding HAMP domain-containing histidine kinase, with translation MNDNIQNTEDQLRNLQGIAHQVVVLRNVSRLFSNPEDNLNSVLFKLVHMIPEAFQFPNLIGVQVAINDQSVTTDNFSTTPWSISADIISHGTSIGKIQVVYVERPSETKGDPFKKGEKDFLETIGKELGIFIERTKLWRVQDQQRHELEIYASLLRHDLRNDLGVILGYVDMVKLTAHDPQIIETVTAIEAASQRMLNILSAFGKMPTTTEPNITKILETSISQARAAEPKMTIDLQIDPAVKEKEIPKSRLLPMVFDNLLRNASTHAGIEATVTITVGLEGDYVRIVVADDGPGVADTIKDSLFEKGVSTRGGGLGLYLSREIVKSIGGSIRLLDTEKGAAFEVMLPIVSVL, from the coding sequence ATGAATGACAACATTCAGAATACAGAAGACCAACTACGAAACCTTCAGGGAATCGCTCACCAAGTCGTCGTCCTACGAAATGTATCTCGTTTATTCTCAAATCCTGAAGACAACCTGAACTCCGTGCTATTCAAACTTGTGCACATGATACCGGAGGCATTTCAATTTCCCAACCTCATTGGTGTCCAGGTCGCTATTAATGATCAATCGGTCACTACAGATAACTTCTCTACGACCCCATGGTCGATCTCTGCGGACATCATCTCTCATGGCACTAGTATAGGTAAAATTCAGGTTGTGTACGTTGAGAGACCATCGGAAACAAAGGGTGACCCCTTCAAAAAAGGTGAGAAAGACTTTCTCGAAACCATCGGAAAGGAACTGGGCATATTTATCGAACGTACTAAATTATGGAGAGTCCAAGATCAACAGAGACACGAACTCGAAATCTATGCCTCCTTACTCCGCCATGACCTCCGTAACGACCTCGGTGTCATTCTTGGGTACGTGGATATGGTAAAGCTGACCGCCCACGACCCACAGATCATTGAAACGGTCACCGCAATCGAAGCCGCCAGCCAACGAATGCTGAACATCCTCTCTGCCTTTGGAAAAATGCCAACAACCACTGAGCCAAATATAACAAAAATATTGGAAACTTCGATCTCGCAGGCTCGTGCTGCAGAACCAAAGATGACCATCGATCTACAGATAGACCCTGCCGTCAAGGAGAAGGAGATACCAAAGAGCCGACTGCTCCCAATGGTCTTTGACAACCTCTTGAGAAATGCATCAACCCATGCAGGAATCGAAGCTACTGTCACCATTACAGTAGGTCTCGAAGGGGATTACGTCCGGATCGTGGTTGCGGACGATGGACCCGGAGTGGCCGACACGATCAAGGACTCTCTGTTTGAGAAGGGGGTCTCTACGAGAGGTGGAGGACTCGGACTGTATCTATCACGCGAGATCGTAAAGTCAATTGGCGGCTCCATCCGTCTTCTTGACACCGAAAAGGGTGCGGCCTTTGAAGTGATGCTTCCAATCGTCTCAGTTCTATGA
- a CDS encoding FtsX-like permease family protein has product MFKYALKRVIRGYKLSLALTIGVLIATTFFASMIMAADVLTQNSLEKALEDIDYDARVTANNITWSPSQVDKIASIMNGLTEVQSVEPYSTIKYNYNYSTGPTFDVIGLQQSSIIWQSLKYINGTHTLKANETYVVASSENASLFSIGDVISVPIKVLKTSPPSFETITVNLTIAGFVDISERFAKLLNPTYSVDYGYIHISMGDWRDYHIMLTDWNATMKPLFDWYSHQSNVGQIGVSQGFLCRFDRSVVINPYDISASISNVELAIEKISDRTAAYNTQVKDLVGDPLLLLSFTSSILMLSFVSLAAPIIFMSWYSSTMLSDVSYNLRRREFGLLQTKGFGPKSIKKMLQLEGVIIGLIAGVVGLFAGTGTAMIIANASLTNLLGSISGHLMNSVVVIIFALILARWSIRGPADRASKLEPLDALKQYVYIEEQRQYKHLFPRIALALGTYKIIVWALGINMATLLASSLRVNFLLFIVVALWSPVDLLLNFIGPIMFLYGLTKILLRGSQKFQEGIVKSAKRFFGTFGKLATRNVQRNPMRNAALVFVVSLIVSYGIFSVGSLFSQQDQLYRTNLYNVGSDVNAIFPTGTNVTGADLNKIAQIDGVTHITDEEWITLSTVRGSLEVRGINATTWRDTAFYEDSWFSGAPVDQIFSNFTGDKIVLTIALARSLELRVGNKITVRDPSNGIHQMTIVGLVGFASPLEDMVGSFAFSGNYPSFVPLSFIKSQSWAKYATPHILIKTAPSTNGTQLEQDIKALYPEVTSTDSITTRNINLENDAFQMAGIRSSWIGIAFAVALAVIGTGLVIGLTLKEKEYEVTLLGVRGFSRSQILKVLFGEVLVMVLFSLILGIGTGFVQLFGDISNNSQNTNALVRPRIVLGLIPILSMACVVLAVVLAALIPVIMASRLTEDKINILRE; this is encoded by the coding sequence ATGTTCAAATACGCATTGAAACGAGTGATCCGGGGTTATAAGCTCTCGTTGGCCTTGACGATTGGAGTTCTAATAGCCACCACTTTTTTTGCCAGCATGATCATGGCGGCAGATGTACTTACACAGAATTCTCTCGAAAAGGCTCTCGAAGACATTGATTATGATGCACGGGTGACAGCCAACAATATTACTTGGTCGCCATCGCAGGTTGATAAAATAGCATCGATAATGAATGGGCTTACAGAGGTCCAGAGTGTTGAACCTTATTCGACAATAAAGTATAATTATAATTACTCGACTGGTCCGACATTTGATGTGATTGGACTGCAGCAAAGTTCGATCATATGGCAGTCATTAAAATATATTAACGGGACGCACACTCTGAAGGCTAATGAGACCTATGTTGTTGCCAGTTCGGAAAATGCCTCATTGTTTTCGATTGGTGATGTCATCTCAGTGCCGATTAAAGTGCTGAAAACTTCGCCTCCTTCTTTCGAGACTATCACCGTTAATCTTACGATTGCAGGCTTTGTGGATATCTCCGAGCGTTTTGCTAAACTCCTTAATCCCACATATTCTGTTGATTATGGATATATCCATATTTCAATGGGCGACTGGCGTGATTATCACATCATGTTGACTGATTGGAATGCCACCATGAAGCCACTGTTTGACTGGTACAGTCATCAGAGCAATGTTGGCCAGATCGGGGTCTCGCAGGGATTTTTATGTAGATTCGATCGTAGCGTAGTCATTAATCCCTACGATATCAGTGCGTCCATTTCAAATGTAGAGCTGGCGATTGAGAAAATTTCGGATCGGACAGCCGCATACAATACGCAGGTTAAAGATCTCGTCGGTGACCCGCTTCTTTTGTTGTCATTTACATCGAGTATTCTTATGCTCTCATTTGTGAGTCTTGCAGCGCCGATCATCTTCATGAGCTGGTACTCTTCTACGATGCTGAGTGATGTGAGCTATAATCTTCGACGGCGAGAATTTGGTCTTCTACAGACTAAAGGATTTGGTCCCAAATCCATCAAGAAGATGTTACAGCTCGAAGGCGTTATCATAGGTCTCATCGCTGGGGTCGTGGGTCTTTTTGCTGGAACGGGTACGGCAATGATCATTGCGAATGCCTCACTGACAAATCTACTAGGATCCATATCAGGACATCTCATGAACAGTGTAGTTGTAATAATATTTGCATTAATTCTCGCGCGCTGGTCTATCCGCGGACCTGCGGATCGTGCGTCGAAACTGGAACCATTAGATGCACTCAAGCAGTACGTCTATATCGAAGAGCAGCGACAATACAAGCATCTGTTCCCAAGGATCGCCTTGGCGTTGGGAACCTACAAGATCATAGTGTGGGCACTGGGTATCAATATGGCTACATTGTTGGCGAGTTCATTGCGCGTTAATTTCTTATTATTTATCGTGGTTGCACTTTGGTCTCCTGTGGATCTACTACTCAACTTTATTGGACCTATCATGTTCCTCTATGGGTTGACTAAGATTCTCTTACGCGGCTCCCAAAAATTCCAAGAGGGCATCGTCAAATCTGCCAAGAGATTCTTTGGCACCTTTGGAAAGCTGGCTACTCGAAATGTTCAACGAAATCCCATGCGTAATGCCGCATTGGTCTTTGTTGTCTCGCTCATAGTGTCCTATGGGATCTTCAGTGTGGGCAGTCTCTTCTCACAGCAGGATCAACTTTACAGAACTAATCTCTACAATGTTGGATCTGATGTCAATGCCATCTTCCCGACTGGTACAAACGTGACCGGTGCGGACTTGAACAAGATCGCTCAGATCGATGGGGTGACCCATATCACGGATGAAGAATGGATCACGCTGAGTACGGTCCGAGGATCACTGGAAGTCCGAGGGATAAACGCCACGACATGGCGAGATACAGCATTCTATGAAGACTCGTGGTTTTCAGGAGCGCCTGTTGACCAAATATTTTCTAATTTCACAGGGGATAAGATCGTTCTCACCATTGCTCTTGCGCGCAGTCTAGAGCTTCGTGTTGGAAACAAGATCACTGTCCGCGATCCCTCAAATGGTATTCATCAGATGACCATTGTTGGACTTGTAGGTTTTGCGAGTCCTTTAGAGGATATGGTCGGTAGCTTTGCGTTCTCTGGTAATTACCCCTCATTTGTGCCTTTGTCCTTTATCAAGTCACAGAGTTGGGCTAAATATGCAACACCCCACATCTTGATCAAGACGGCTCCGTCTACAAACGGTACGCAACTGGAGCAGGATATTAAGGCCCTCTATCCTGAAGTGACGTCAACGGATTCTATTACAACTCGGAATATTAATTTAGAAAATGACGCCTTTCAAATGGCAGGTATTCGATCCAGTTGGATTGGGATTGCTTTTGCAGTGGCTCTTGCAGTGATCGGTACTGGGCTTGTCATTGGCCTTACCCTGAAAGAAAAAGAATACGAGGTCACTCTCCTTGGGGTGAGAGGATTTAGTCGATCACAGATTCTCAAAGTGCTCTTTGGAGAAGTTCTGGTGATGGTTCTCTTCTCGCTTATTCTTGGGATAGGCACAGGGTTTGTCCAGCTATTTGGAGATATTTCCAATAATAGTCAAAACACGAATGCACTGGTCCGCCCGAGGATTGTCTTGGGTCTGATTCCAATACTCAGCATGGCATGTGTTGTATTGGCAGTAGTCCTTGCAGCCTTGATTCCTGTCATCATGGCTTCGAGATTAACTGAAGATAAAATTAACATTTTAAGGGAGTGA
- a CDS encoding helix-turn-helix transcriptional regulator, with amino-acid sequence MKIDKSSVLKCPVFIASQILGKRWTLLLLQMLMMPSAKNGLRFSQLQRLLPWISPKILTERLRELETEKILVRIVDTSRTPPSVSYRLTEKGLDLRPTLIAMQEWGIKHGGNIVANCPGGGFDTCETCTSRTGFLPS; translated from the coding sequence ATGAAAATTGACAAGTCCTCGGTGCTCAAATGCCCTGTCTTTATTGCCTCTCAGATCCTAGGAAAACGTTGGACATTGTTGCTTCTCCAGATGCTTATGATGCCTAGTGCTAAGAATGGTCTCAGATTTAGTCAGCTTCAACGATTACTCCCTTGGATCAGTCCAAAGATATTGACCGAACGCCTGCGAGAATTAGAGACCGAGAAGATCCTTGTCCGAATCGTTGACACTTCACGCACTCCTCCATCGGTCAGTTACCGGCTCACCGAGAAAGGACTTGATCTGAGACCTACTCTTATAGCTATGCAGGAATGGGGAATAAAGCACGGAGGGAACATTGTAGCAAACTGCCCAGGTGGTGGCTTTGACACCTGTGAGACATGCACATCACGAACGGGATTCCTCCCCTCTTAG
- a CDS encoding GTP-binding protein: MAILKAVVLGDTECGKTSFTSRWTTGSFPDPASLRTTVGASFDTKKVTLSDGRAVTLSIWDFGGQMRFIETLKGMIRGAKVGLLFFDVSRMSTLDALFGYWIPMVEENSNLRLKEGDGERFILVGNKIDLLEPPFDHIESEIARLAEPYGMDTQLISAKTGIGIESLDFKFMRLIEKFTQ, from the coding sequence ATGGCGATTCTAAAGGCGGTCGTTCTTGGAGATACTGAATGCGGTAAGACTTCATTCACTAGCAGATGGACGACTGGATCGTTTCCTGATCCGGCAAGCTTGAGGACCACTGTCGGCGCCAGTTTTGACACAAAGAAAGTCACATTATCTGACGGTCGTGCTGTCACTCTATCAATCTGGGACTTTGGCGGTCAGATGCGATTTATCGAAACCCTGAAGGGTATGATTCGTGGAGCCAAGGTCGGCCTGCTATTCTTTGATGTGAGTAGGATGTCCACACTTGATGCCCTCTTTGGTTATTGGATTCCCATGGTTGAAGAAAACAGCAACTTACGACTGAAGGAAGGCGACGGTGAACGTTTCATTCTTGTCGGGAACAAGATTGATCTCCTGGAGCCTCCCTTCGACCATATCGAGTCCGAGATAGCACGCCTTGCAGAGCCTTACGGCATGGATACTCAATTAATCTCTGCCAAGACTGGAATTGGCATCGAATCTCTCGACTTTAAGTTCATGAGACTCATCGAGAAATTCACACAATGA